The Sulfitobacter sp. SK011 genome has a window encoding:
- a CDS encoding NAD(P)/FAD-dependent oxidoreductase, with amino-acid sequence MKRDLAIIGAGPAGMAAATQAAELGLSVTVLDEQPRAGGQIYRDVDRASISRGHLLGKDYTDGARLTEGLRQSGVEHISGAVVWAIEDGFRISYTCAGRGAQIEADRILLATGALERPMPIPGWTLPGVMTAGAGQILLKQSGIVAQGAVLVGSGPLLYLIAAQMVRAGTPPAAMIETQTPGDMIRALRHVGGALRGWPYMAKGLKMLAEIKRAKVPRYTGATQIAVEGEGKADAVTFTHKGGKQRIACETVFLHHGVVPNTQAARSLGIGHHWDPVQGAFVPELDAWGQSDVAGVFIAGDGAGIGGAKLAEHAGRLAALKIAQNAGRLSTQDCDRLATPLRRAVTRERAARPFLDAAYPPYGSALHPADSTIVCRCEEVTAGDIRRYAKLGCLGPNQTKAFGRAGMGPCQGRYCGLTVTALLAEANGRSPDETGYYRIRPPLKPVTLGELAAMNDTDLDAAE; translated from the coding sequence ATGAAACGTGATCTCGCCATTATCGGCGCAGGCCCCGCTGGCATGGCCGCCGCCACGCAAGCTGCTGAGTTGGGCCTAAGCGTTACAGTGCTGGATGAACAACCTCGGGCGGGCGGACAGATATACCGCGATGTGGATCGGGCTTCGATTTCGCGTGGGCATCTTCTTGGCAAGGACTACACCGATGGCGCGCGGTTGACCGAAGGCCTGCGGCAGAGTGGTGTCGAGCACATCTCCGGTGCGGTCGTCTGGGCCATCGAAGACGGGTTTCGCATTTCCTACACCTGCGCAGGCCGCGGTGCACAAATCGAGGCGGATCGCATTCTGTTGGCAACCGGCGCACTGGAACGCCCGATGCCCATTCCCGGCTGGACCTTGCCGGGTGTAATGACAGCCGGGGCAGGTCAGATATTGCTGAAGCAGTCCGGAATAGTGGCGCAGGGCGCGGTGCTGGTGGGCTCGGGGCCTCTGCTGTATCTGATCGCGGCGCAGATGGTGCGCGCGGGCACGCCACCTGCCGCGATGATTGAGACCCAGACCCCGGGCGATATGATCCGCGCTTTGCGGCATGTGGGCGGCGCACTGCGGGGCTGGCCCTACATGGCAAAAGGCTTGAAGATGCTCGCCGAAATCAAGCGCGCCAAAGTGCCCCGTTACACGGGTGCGACCCAGATCGCCGTTGAAGGTGAAGGCAAGGCCGATGCCGTCACATTCACCCACAAAGGCGGCAAGCAGCGGATTGCCTGCGAAACGGTCTTTCTGCATCACGGGGTTGTCCCCAACACGCAGGCAGCGCGGTCACTTGGCATTGGCCACCACTGGGATCCGGTCCAGGGTGCATTTGTGCCAGAACTGGATGCCTGGGGCCAAAGCGATGTCGCAGGGGTTTTCATCGCCGGTGATGGGGCCGGGATCGGCGGCGCGAAACTGGCCGAACATGCCGGGCGATTGGCGGCCCTGAAAATAGCTCAGAACGCCGGCCGCCTGTCTACACAGGACTGCGATCGGCTGGCCACCCCCCTGCGCCGCGCAGTGACACGGGAACGGGCCGCACGCCCGTTTCTGGATGCGGCCTATCCGCCCTATGGCTCTGCGTTGCACCCCGCTGACAGCACCATTGTCTGCCGCTGTGAAGAAGTGACCGCAGGTGATATCCGCAGATACGCAAAACTCGGGTGCCTTGGCCCCAACCAGACCAAGGCGTTTGGTCGTGCAGGCATGGGTCCCTGCCAGGGCCGTTATTGCGGACTGACCGTGACGGCGCTGCTGGCCGAGGCGAACGGGCGATCACCGGATGAAACCGGCTATTACCGTATCCGCCCGCCGCTGAAACCGGTTACGCTTGGCGAACTTGCGGCAATGAACGATACAGACCTGGACGCAGCGGAATAG
- a CDS encoding (2Fe-2S)-binding protein: MKTASPFLELESGPRVDVTWDGELLSLPKGSNLAAALLAAGVDVFRHTPVSNAPRAPFCMMGACFDCLVEIDGMTRQACMLEVTEGMVITRPQEIGAHANET, encoded by the coding sequence GTGAAAACCGCTTCGCCGTTTCTTGAGCTCGAAAGCGGTCCTCGTGTTGACGTGACATGGGACGGCGAACTGCTGAGCCTGCCCAAAGGATCAAATCTTGCCGCCGCCTTGCTCGCTGCCGGCGTTGACGTATTCCGCCACACGCCCGTCTCAAACGCGCCGCGCGCACCATTCTGTATGATGGGAGCGTGCTTTGATTGCCTGGTTGAGATTGACGGGATGACCCGCCAAGCCTGCATGTTGGAGGTGACCGAAGGTATGGTCATCACGCGACCTCAGGAAATAGGGGCACATGCTAATGAAACGTGA
- a CDS encoding helix-turn-helix domain-containing protein, whose protein sequence is MQIGERLFSLRQKSGQSLQAVADAAGISKAHIWELEKGHSKNPSFDLVRNLATHFGVSIDALVGEEEEPGAEALQIERLHRGFENLSEGDRSVVEQMVKALKERSAKSG, encoded by the coding sequence ATGCAGATCGGTGAACGCTTGTTCAGCCTGCGCCAGAAAAGCGGGCAATCTTTACAGGCCGTGGCGGATGCCGCTGGCATTTCAAAGGCACACATCTGGGAACTTGAGAAGGGTCACAGCAAAAACCCGTCATTCGATTTGGTGCGCAACCTAGCCACACATTTCGGTGTTAGCATTGACGCGCTGGTTGGCGAGGAAGAAGAACCGGGTGCGGAGGCGCTTCAGATCGAGCGTCTGCATCGTGGATTTGAAAATTTATCCGAGGGTGATCGATCGGTTGTCGAACAAATGGTCAAGGCTCTGAAAGAGCGGTCTGCAAAGTCTGGATAA
- the dctP gene encoding TRAP transporter substrate-binding protein DctP, whose translation MKHAFLTTATAALMAIGSYAAAQDLKMSHVRPQDATIDVELRAFSAAVDEATGGDVKINIFPASALGDYTTVQERISVGAIDMATQPAAAAADRRMQISSFPYLAGNWDQARAIYGPGGIVRDTVAGLYAEQDITMLAAYPVYFGGIALNVENANPGSTEPNGIKVRVPGIKSFQLTGEALGYIPAPIPFSEAFTAVQTGVVDGVIGSGAEGYYASFRDVTKTYIPANTHFEVWYMIISNDSLAELSDEHQAALKEQAAAFEATRWEVAEADQGKNEQRLVDELGATVAELTEEELAAMAAKARAEIWPAVLEDVGVEWGQAILDQVAAAGN comes from the coding sequence ATGAAACATGCATTCCTAACCACAGCGACCGCTGCCCTGATGGCCATTGGCAGCTATGCCGCTGCCCAGGATCTGAAGATGAGCCACGTGCGTCCGCAAGACGCCACGATTGACGTAGAATTGCGCGCCTTTTCTGCGGCCGTCGATGAAGCTACAGGCGGTGATGTTAAGATCAACATCTTCCCTGCGTCTGCCCTTGGCGACTATACAACCGTACAAGAGCGCATCAGCGTTGGTGCAATCGATATGGCAACACAGCCAGCAGCAGCCGCTGCTGACCGCCGGATGCAGATCAGTTCCTTTCCATATTTGGCAGGCAACTGGGATCAGGCCCGCGCCATCTACGGCCCCGGCGGCATTGTGCGTGACACCGTAGCCGGGCTTTATGCCGAGCAGGATATCACCATGCTGGCCGCATACCCTGTGTATTTTGGCGGCATTGCTTTGAACGTCGAAAACGCCAATCCTGGTTCGACTGAGCCAAACGGCATCAAGGTGCGCGTCCCAGGCATCAAAAGTTTCCAGCTGACTGGCGAAGCGCTTGGCTACATTCCTGCACCTATCCCGTTTTCCGAAGCATTCACGGCGGTTCAGACCGGTGTGGTTGACGGTGTGATCGGTTCGGGTGCTGAAGGGTACTATGCGTCGTTCCGCGACGTGACCAAGACCTACATTCCAGCCAATACCCATTTTGAGGTTTGGTACATGATCATCTCAAATGACAGCCTTGCCGAGTTGTCTGACGAACATCAAGCGGCGCTTAAGGAACAGGCCGCTGCGTTTGAAGCAACACGCTGGGAAGTCGCCGAAGCGGATCAAGGTAAGAACGAGCAGCGTCTTGTCGATGAGCTGGGTGCCACCGTGGCCGAGTTGACCGAAGAAGAACTTGCCGCCATGGCTGCAAAAGCCCGCGCTGAGATCTGGCCAGCCGTTCTCGAAGATGTAGGCGTCGAATGGGGCCAAGCGATCCTTGATCAAGTTGCTGCTGCTGGCAACTAA
- a CDS encoding transposase, giving the protein MMGPKQEAQGSLFYEFSLEDHVPQDHLLRSIDRHLDLSSIRGHLANFYSHTGRPSIDPELLIRMLLAGYCFGIRSERRLCEEVHLNLAYRWFCHLDLSDRIPDHSTFSKNRHGRFRESDLLRHVFETTVARCIEEGLVGGEGFAVDASLISADVQKQNSSNPQDWAAREVTAADAPRAVREYLDVLDDAAFGGASETTPKFTAHADPASQWTAARKGPAFFAYSDNYLIDTDHGIIMDVDVSRSIRQAEVGAMRKMIDRTEDRFGLKPDWVAADTAYGSSDNLVWLTLKRKILPFIPVFDHSKRKDGTWSRSDFTWDEDNDRYICPEGKELRHTRRNYSDPKRHKAKAGRRQYRSLKLDCQTCPSKPKCCPNTATRSVNREEYEIVRDFARLCTASDFNPTAQRRRKKVEMLFAHLKRILGLARVRLRGPCGVQDEFTLAATAQNLRKLAKLKPMVPATG; this is encoded by the coding sequence ATGATGGGACCGAAGCAGGAAGCGCAAGGGTCGTTGTTCTATGAGTTCTCGCTGGAAGATCATGTTCCACAAGATCATCTATTGCGCTCGATTGACCGACATCTTGATCTCAGCAGTATTCGGGGGCATTTGGCAAATTTCTATAGTCACACAGGCCGCCCGTCGATCGATCCAGAGTTGCTGATCCGAATGTTACTGGCCGGTTATTGCTTCGGTATCCGGTCTGAACGCCGCCTTTGTGAAGAGGTGCACTTGAACTTGGCGTATCGCTGGTTTTGCCACCTCGATTTAAGCGATCGCATTCCTGATCATTCTACCTTTTCAAAGAACCGCCACGGCCGTTTCCGCGAGAGTGACTTGCTGCGTCATGTTTTCGAGACAACAGTTGCGCGCTGTATAGAAGAGGGCCTTGTTGGTGGCGAAGGCTTCGCCGTCGATGCCAGCTTGATCAGCGCTGATGTTCAGAAGCAGAATTCCAGCAACCCACAAGACTGGGCCGCTCGGGAGGTCACAGCAGCAGATGCGCCGCGCGCGGTGCGTGAATACCTCGACGTTCTTGACGACGCAGCCTTTGGTGGTGCCAGCGAGACAACACCCAAGTTCACCGCTCATGCCGATCCGGCCAGCCAATGGACTGCCGCGCGTAAAGGCCCCGCTTTCTTTGCGTATTCAGACAATTACCTCATCGACACAGATCACGGGATCATCATGGATGTGGACGTCAGCCGGTCGATCCGGCAGGCAGAGGTCGGTGCGATGCGCAAAATGATTGATCGCACAGAAGACCGCTTTGGCCTGAAGCCGGATTGGGTTGCGGCGGATACGGCTTACGGTTCGTCTGACAATCTCGTTTGGTTAACGCTCAAACGGAAAATTCTCCCGTTCATCCCTGTCTTTGACCATTCAAAGCGCAAGGATGGCACTTGGTCGCGGTCTGACTTCACTTGGGACGAAGACAATGACCGATACATTTGCCCGGAAGGAAAAGAGCTGCGTCATACCCGGCGAAATTACTCTGACCCCAAAAGGCACAAAGCCAAGGCTGGCCGCCGACAGTATCGCAGCCTGAAACTCGATTGCCAGACATGTCCATCAAAGCCCAAATGCTGCCCAAACACAGCAACGCGCTCCGTCAACCGAGAAGAATACGAGATCGTCAGGGACTTCGCCCGACTGTGCACAGCCTCCGACTTCAATCCAACGGCTCAGAGACGGCGCAAAAAGGTCGAGATGTTGTTTGCACATCTCAAACGCATCCTCGGCTTGGCTCGCGTCCGACTACGAGGACCATGTGGCGTCCAAGACGAATTTACCCTCGCTGCCACCGCCCAGAACCTCCGGAAACTGGCAAAACTCAAGCCAATGGTCCCCGCCACTGGCTAA
- a CDS encoding DUF5681 domain-containing protein has product MSGNKIKLPVHKPANDKTVGYGKPPVATRFKPGQSGNPRGRPRGAKNKRPKLSEERLKGIILDEAYRDITVRDGVHNVTIPMAQAVMRSLSVNAAKGQHRAQRLFAEMLSTTERQNKQLADEWLCTAMDYKIEWDQELDRRTRFGITDLPDPVPHPDHIKIDMNTGEPWVAGPMTEEEQAELDMWLSKRESWEEDLAAYKADLEAEDDDGVRQIIRDEIKHAERILGIIETLTARFGR; this is encoded by the coding sequence ATGAGTGGGAATAAGATCAAGCTGCCAGTGCATAAGCCGGCAAATGACAAAACCGTGGGCTACGGCAAACCCCCTGTTGCCACCCGGTTCAAGCCTGGACAATCGGGCAATCCAAGAGGTCGCCCTAGGGGCGCAAAAAACAAACGTCCCAAGCTCAGTGAGGAGCGGCTGAAGGGGATCATCCTCGACGAAGCCTATCGGGATATCACTGTGCGGGATGGGGTCCACAACGTGACCATCCCGATGGCGCAGGCTGTCATGCGATCGTTGTCAGTCAACGCCGCGAAAGGCCAGCACCGCGCACAGCGGCTCTTTGCCGAGATGCTGTCCACAACAGAGCGTCAAAACAAGCAGCTGGCGGACGAATGGTTATGCACGGCCATGGATTACAAGATCGAGTGGGACCAGGAGCTGGACCGACGCACGAGATTTGGCATCACGGACCTGCCAGATCCAGTGCCCCATCCAGATCACATCAAGATCGACATGAACACCGGCGAGCCGTGGGTGGCAGGCCCGATGACCGAGGAAGAACAGGCCGAGCTTGATATGTGGCTATCAAAGCGGGAAAGCTGGGAGGAGGATCTCGCGGCATATAAGGCCGATCTGGAAGCCGAAGACGACGATGGCGTCAGGCAGATCATTCGCGATGAAATCAAACATGCTGAAAGAATATTGGGAATCATAGAAACACTGACTGCCAGGTTTGGGCGGTGA
- a CDS encoding RidA family protein has product MIERIETSARMSKIVKHNGVAYLCGQVGEGATVTEQTRDCLSRVDALLEKAGSSRAQMLQAIVWLADMADFAEMNAVWDAWVPEGYAPARACGEAKLARSELKVEIIVTAACLSTSSTKLNKF; this is encoded by the coding sequence ATGATCGAACGGATCGAAACCAGCGCGCGGATGAGCAAGATCGTCAAGCACAACGGTGTGGCCTACCTGTGCGGACAGGTCGGAGAAGGTGCCACAGTCACCGAACAAACCCGCGACTGCCTGTCGCGCGTTGACGCCCTGCTGGAAAAGGCCGGGTCATCGCGCGCGCAGATGCTGCAGGCGATTGTCTGGCTCGCCGATATGGCGGATTTCGCCGAAATGAACGCCGTCTGGGACGCGTGGGTTCCCGAAGGCTACGCCCCCGCCCGCGCCTGCGGTGAAGCAAAGCTTGCCCGTTCGGAGCTCAAGGTCGAAATCATCGTAACCGCTGCGTGCTTATCGACCTCCTCGACTAAGTTGAACAAGTTCTAA
- a CDS encoding ImmA/IrrE family metallo-endopeptidase — protein MHLDRIDLADIHAPRAIAQAVHKQLGEIEPPVPVISIAKALDITEICTQRFYGFEGMLLTDRVRSRGSILANTKRGNRRARFTIAHELGHFLIERHKLFGPTGFLCSAQDMRETRKAQMHMRQEREANQFAINLLAPPSLFDALLSQDPELKDAQQLRDHLNVSLEAVIRHLVERRPECLAAVWSKDGHIRYWVSGDGFPWITCKRGERLSSLSVASKIVAKSSGEFSTFVDTNPIAWTNRSNIELFEQTRLSPSGHAVTLLWADVPDEDDNDNGGLYELSAPKFR, from the coding sequence TTGCATCTCGATCGTATTGATCTAGCCGATATTCACGCGCCGAGAGCGATTGCCCAAGCCGTGCATAAGCAACTTGGGGAAATCGAACCACCTGTTCCGGTTATCAGTATCGCCAAAGCCTTGGACATTACCGAAATATGTACACAACGGTTTTATGGGTTTGAAGGCATGTTGCTCACCGACCGGGTGCGCAGCCGCGGATCAATCTTGGCAAATACGAAGCGTGGAAACCGAAGGGCGAGGTTCACTATCGCCCATGAGCTAGGGCACTTTTTGATTGAGCGACATAAGCTTTTTGGTCCGACTGGATTCCTATGCAGTGCTCAGGATATGCGCGAAACCCGCAAAGCGCAGATGCACATGCGTCAGGAGCGCGAAGCCAACCAGTTTGCCATCAACTTGTTGGCCCCTCCGTCCCTCTTTGATGCACTGCTCTCGCAGGATCCTGAGTTGAAGGATGCTCAACAACTTCGAGACCACTTGAATGTTAGTTTAGAGGCCGTCATTCGGCACCTGGTGGAACGACGCCCAGAATGCCTTGCTGCCGTCTGGTCAAAGGATGGACATATCCGATATTGGGTTTCTGGCGATGGATTTCCTTGGATCACGTGCAAACGGGGAGAACGATTATCCTCACTTAGCGTGGCCTCCAAGATCGTGGCGAAGAGCTCTGGTGAGTTCAGCACATTCGTCGACACGAACCCGATCGCCTGGACAAATCGATCAAACATCGAGCTGTTCGAACAAACAAGACTGAGCCCATCCGGCCATGCGGTCACGCTGCTCTGGGCGGACGTGCCGGATGAAGACGATAATGATAACGGTGGCCTGTACGAACTGAGTGCGCCAAAGTTTCGATGA
- a CDS encoding FAD-binding oxidoreductase — METDYAIIGGGIVGLSVAWGLLRRGLTVTVLDGEDGSFRASRGNFGLVWVQSKGMNQPRYAQWSQDSAAIWADFANEVGDNTGQPIPLEQNGGLDLHFTEETLDATVQKYEKLKEQLGGNYPYEVLGHNALRKSEPHIGPKVVGAILHHQDGHANPLKLLVALAADVRRLGGRVLTGKTVTDVTKPDAFCVTCSDGTCVTSNKVVLSAGLGAAQLGPKMGFKAPIRPQRGQVLITEKLPKLINRPSLIARQVDEGGIQIGATNEEVGLDDRVTQPGLSGLAVEAIAAYPALARAQLVRSWGALRILSPDGLPIYHESAEMPGAYLVTCHSGITLAAAHARLLPDWLEGTDAAPDLEVFSENRFAVS; from the coding sequence ATGGAAACCGATTATGCCATCATCGGAGGCGGAATTGTTGGCCTCTCTGTCGCTTGGGGTTTGCTCCGACGCGGACTGACGGTGACAGTTCTGGACGGCGAAGATGGATCTTTCCGTGCCAGTCGAGGCAACTTTGGACTAGTTTGGGTGCAGTCCAAGGGCATGAATCAACCCCGCTATGCTCAATGGTCCCAAGACTCTGCTGCGATTTGGGCAGACTTTGCCAACGAGGTTGGCGACAACACGGGACAGCCCATTCCGCTGGAACAAAATGGCGGCCTCGATCTGCATTTCACCGAAGAAACGCTGGATGCTACTGTACAGAAGTACGAGAAACTTAAGGAACAACTGGGCGGAAACTATCCCTACGAGGTGCTCGGCCATAACGCGCTGCGCAAGTCGGAACCGCATATCGGGCCGAAAGTCGTCGGTGCCATTCTTCATCACCAAGATGGCCATGCAAATCCACTGAAGCTACTTGTTGCCCTTGCCGCAGATGTCCGTCGGTTAGGCGGGCGCGTCTTGACCGGAAAAACCGTGACCGACGTGACTAAGCCCGATGCTTTCTGCGTTACCTGCTCGGATGGCACGTGTGTCACATCAAACAAAGTGGTCCTATCTGCAGGCCTCGGGGCCGCGCAACTTGGCCCCAAAATGGGGTTCAAAGCCCCCATTCGCCCGCAACGTGGTCAGGTTCTGATCACCGAAAAACTGCCCAAACTGATCAACCGTCCATCGTTGATTGCGCGGCAAGTGGACGAGGGTGGTATCCAGATCGGCGCGACGAATGAAGAAGTCGGTCTTGATGATCGCGTGACACAGCCAGGACTGTCGGGGCTGGCGGTCGAGGCTATTGCAGCCTATCCCGCATTGGCCCGCGCACAGCTTGTGCGCAGTTGGGGTGCTTTACGCATACTGTCACCCGACGGGTTACCAATCTATCATGAAAGCGCTGAGATGCCCGGTGCCTATCTCGTCACCTGCCACAGCGGTATCACCCTTGCCGCAGCTCATGCACGTCTTCTGCCGGACTGGTTGGAAGGCACCGATGCAGCGCCAGATTTGGAGGTCTTCAGTGAAAACCGCTTCGCCGTTTCTTGA
- a CDS encoding TRAP transporter large permease yields MIEIALLAIALLVITLTLGVPLPYCFGSALMIMYFMGDVTMKGMMLWGVQQLGNPVLLAIPLFVLAGTVMSESGIAASLLRFVNAFIGHVRGGLGVVAAVSCAVIGAISGSGLTGIAAIGPLLIPEMEKRGYPREYATALIANSSILGLLIPPSVTMIVYGWVTDTSILACFLATLGPGLLIMTSFSVINLFMARKFNLILDDKPSFSELSGEVARRGFHAFPALLMPVIILGGIYGGIMTPTEAAAVAVIYAVPVGFLIYKGLKWENFFSAGKEAATAVGAIMMMILFSMILSQMFVYESIPQKLVQGIFSITENKVLLLIMINIMLFLVGMVVNDVTAIILIAPLLLPLMNAIGVSPVQFAAIMGVNTAMGGVTPPYASILYLGARIGNVKVTKVIPPAMKLILFGYVPVVFLTSLWPDLSLFLPRYFGYDVAP; encoded by the coding sequence ATGATTGAGATTGCGTTGCTTGCTATTGCCCTGCTGGTCATCACGCTGACCCTTGGTGTGCCACTTCCCTACTGTTTTGGATCCGCCCTGATGATCATGTATTTCATGGGCGACGTGACCATGAAGGGCATGATGCTGTGGGGTGTGCAGCAGTTAGGTAACCCCGTCTTGCTCGCTATTCCGCTGTTTGTTCTCGCGGGCACGGTGATGTCGGAAAGTGGAATTGCAGCGTCTCTGTTGCGCTTCGTGAACGCCTTTATCGGCCATGTGCGTGGCGGTCTAGGCGTCGTTGCTGCCGTATCCTGCGCGGTGATCGGTGCGATCTCTGGTTCCGGCCTGACAGGGATAGCGGCCATCGGACCTCTGCTCATCCCCGAGATGGAAAAGCGCGGCTATCCCCGTGAATACGCCACCGCGCTGATCGCGAATTCCTCGATCCTTGGCCTGCTGATCCCTCCGTCTGTCACGATGATCGTCTATGGTTGGGTGACCGACACCTCGATCCTCGCCTGTTTTCTTGCCACGCTCGGCCCCGGCCTGCTGATCATGACGTCATTCTCGGTGATCAACTTGTTTATGGCACGCAAGTTCAATCTGATCCTTGACGACAAACCGTCCTTCTCAGAGTTGTCTGGCGAAGTAGCACGTCGCGGGTTTCACGCCTTCCCCGCGCTGCTGATGCCTGTGATCATCCTTGGCGGCATCTATGGTGGCATCATGACCCCGACAGAGGCCGCCGCCGTTGCCGTGATTTATGCCGTCCCGGTCGGGTTCCTGATCTACAAGGGCTTGAAGTGGGAGAACTTCTTTTCCGCGGGCAAAGAAGCGGCTACTGCCGTGGGCGCGATCATGATGATGATCCTGTTTTCGATGATCCTCAGTCAGATGTTCGTCTATGAAAGCATCCCGCAGAAATTGGTGCAGGGCATTTTCTCAATCACCGAAAACAAGGTGCTGTTGCTGATTATGATCAACATCATGCTGTTTCTCGTCGGCATGGTCGTCAATGACGTGACTGCGATCATCCTCATTGCGCCGCTGCTCTTGCCCCTGATGAATGCGATCGGCGTCAGCCCGGTGCAGTTTGCCGCGATCATGGGTGTCAACACTGCCATGGGTGGCGTGACACCGCCCTATGCGTCCATCCTTTATCTGGGTGCGCGCATCGGCAACGTGAAGGTGACCAAGGTCATTCCACCGGCAATGAAACTCATCCTGTTTGGCTATGTCCCCGTCGTCTTCCTGACCTCGCTCTGGCCTGACCTGTCGCTCTTTCTGCCACGCTACTTTGGATACGACGTGGCCCCCTGA
- a CDS encoding DNA methyltransferase, with product MAPQNIEGIAISDLTPWANNARTHSRKQIRQIADSIETFGFTNPVLIDEKRMILAGHGRVEGAKLLGMTEVPCLRLDHMNEDAKRAYVLADNKLALNAGWDEDLLAAELGALMSADLDFDVSITGFSIPEIDGVLEAVAPEEPGDPDDDVLPREALARARLGDVWQLGRHRLICGDALDPAVIGELMEGEVARMVFSDPPYNVPIDGHVGNSGKVQHREFAMASGEMSEAEFTGFLERAFRNLADHSADGSIHFICMDWRHMSEIIAAGKGVYSEIKNLIVWAKDNGGMGTFYRSRHELIFAFKNGTASHINNFELGQHGRYRTNVWEYRGVNSRHAGRMEELALHPTVKPVQMIADAIRDVSARGDIVLDIFGGSGSTLIAAEKTGRRGYLCEIDPIYCDRILARWEAYAKDEAEQLVCGWPLPEQALEAAE from the coding sequence ATGGCCCCGCAGAACATAGAAGGGATCGCAATCAGCGACCTCACCCCCTGGGCCAACAACGCCCGGACGCATTCCAGGAAACAAATCCGGCAGATTGCCGACAGCATTGAAACCTTCGGATTTACCAACCCGGTGCTGATTGACGAGAAGCGCATGATCCTTGCAGGACACGGCCGGGTGGAAGGGGCAAAGCTCCTTGGTATGACGGAGGTGCCGTGCCTGCGGCTTGATCATATGAATGAGGACGCGAAGCGGGCTTATGTGTTGGCGGATAACAAATTGGCGCTGAATGCGGGTTGGGACGAAGATCTGCTGGCAGCGGAACTTGGCGCGTTGATGTCTGCGGATCTTGACTTTGATGTCTCGATCACCGGCTTTTCCATTCCCGAGATAGATGGTGTGCTGGAGGCGGTGGCACCAGAAGAGCCGGGTGATCCGGATGACGATGTCCTTCCTCGCGAGGCACTAGCACGCGCCCGACTGGGGGATGTCTGGCAACTTGGGCGGCACCGACTGATTTGTGGGGATGCTCTTGATCCGGCGGTCATTGGTGAATTGATGGAGGGCGAGGTCGCGCGTATGGTGTTCAGCGATCCGCCGTATAACGTGCCGATCGATGGTCATGTCGGTAATTCTGGTAAGGTCCAGCATCGTGAGTTTGCGATGGCCTCGGGTGAGATGAGCGAGGCCGAGTTCACTGGCTTTCTGGAACGCGCATTCCGCAACCTCGCGGATCACAGTGCCGATGGATCGATCCACTTCATCTGCATGGACTGGCGTCACATGTCCGAAATTATAGCAGCGGGGAAGGGGGTCTACTCTGAAATCAAGAACCTAATTGTCTGGGCCAAGGACAATGGTGGCATGGGCACCTTCTACCGCTCGCGCCACGAGTTGATCTTCGCCTTCAAGAACGGCACAGCCTCGCACATCAACAACTTCGAGCTGGGGCAGCACGGACGTTACCGTACCAACGTTTGGGAATACCGTGGTGTGAACAGCCGCCATGCGGGCCGCATGGAAGAGCTGGCACTGCATCCTACAGTGAAGCCGGTGCAGATGATTGCCGATGCAATCCGGGATGTCTCGGCTCGCGGTGACATCGTGCTGGATATCTTTGGCGGGTCTGGCTCGACATTGATCGCAGCGGAAAAGACCGGTCGACGCGGATATCTCTGTGAGATTGACCCGATCTATTGCGATCGTATTCTGGCTCGTTGGGAAGCGTATGCCAAAGATGAGGCAGAACAGTTGGTCTGTGGCTGGCCGTTGCCGGAACAGGCGCTGGAGGCAGCAGAATGA
- a CDS encoding TRAP transporter small permease — translation MDKFAKYLLTALIISVALGQFVQVITRYVFQIPVMGLEETMAYPTVWLYILGSVNASRENTHIRANVLEIFVKTERGHTILAIIGEIISLIVGLWLLSWAWEYTQYAWRVWRESPTLYIPTFYSDVALVVGMTLMMIYTATHLVRHIRILQSGEPA, via the coding sequence ATGGATAAATTCGCAAAATATCTGCTGACGGCGCTGATCATATCGGTGGCTTTGGGCCAGTTCGTTCAGGTCATAACACGTTATGTTTTCCAGATCCCCGTCATGGGACTTGAGGAAACGATGGCCTATCCAACTGTCTGGCTCTACATCCTCGGATCCGTCAACGCGTCTCGCGAGAACACCCACATCCGAGCCAATGTGCTCGAGATATTCGTGAAAACAGAGCGCGGACATACCATCTTGGCCATCATCGGAGAGATCATCAGCCTGATCGTCGGCCTTTGGCTGCTATCTTGGGCGTGGGAGTATACGCAATACGCTTGGCGTGTGTGGCGTGAAAGCCCGACGCTTTATATCCCGACATTCTATTCAGACGTGGCGCTGGTCGTTGGGATGACATTGATGATGATCTACACAGCGACGCATCTGGTTCGCCATATCCGCATACTTCAATCCGGAGAACCAGCATGA